In Streptomyces sp. DG2A-72, one genomic interval encodes:
- the rfbC gene encoding dTDP-4-dehydrorhamnose 3,5-epimerase yields the protein MKVTEVPAIAGAFLFEPTPYTDERGYFCRTFDADVIRSVGLDPHAFVQDSVSRSVRGVLRGLHLRSGAGEAKLVRCSYGQIFDVVVDLRPDSPTYLGRAFFELSGETQATLYIPAGCAHGFQALTATADTSYRIDRPHDPAEDVTIAYDDPELAIPWPLPVTLMSQRDREAPSLADVLKHRES from the coding sequence ATGAAAGTGACCGAAGTCCCGGCGATCGCGGGCGCGTTCCTCTTCGAGCCGACGCCGTACACCGACGAACGCGGCTACTTCTGCCGCACCTTCGACGCCGACGTGATCCGCTCGGTGGGCCTCGACCCGCACGCCTTCGTCCAGGACAGCGTGTCCCGCTCGGTCCGTGGAGTGCTGCGCGGCCTGCATCTGCGCTCCGGCGCCGGCGAGGCCAAGCTGGTGCGGTGCTCGTACGGGCAGATCTTCGACGTCGTGGTGGACCTGCGGCCGGACTCGCCGACGTATCTGGGCCGGGCCTTCTTCGAGCTGTCCGGCGAGACACAGGCGACCCTGTACATCCCGGCGGGCTGCGCGCACGGCTTCCAGGCACTTACCGCCACCGCCGACACCTCGTACCGGATCGACCGCCCGCATGATCCGGCCGAGGACGTGACGATCGCGTATGACGACCCGGAGCTCGCCATCCCCTGGCCGCTGCCGGTCACTTTGATGTCTCAGCGGGACCGGGAGGCGCCGAGCCTCGCTGACGTCCTCAAGCACAGGGAGAGTTGA
- a CDS encoding glutamate-1-semialdehyde 2,1-aminomutase, with translation MDTEEFQLPRSRQANERLHAMIPGGGHTYAKGDDQYPENLAPVISHGHGAHVWDIDGNRYIEYGSGLRSVSLGHAHPRVIEAVRRELDRGSNFVRPSIVEVEAAERFLATVPTAEMVKFAKNGSDVTTAAVRLARAVTGRPRVAICGDHPFFSVDDWFIGTTPMSAGIPAATTELTVAFPYGDLAATEELLTRYQDEVACLILEPAGHIEPPPGYLAGLRELADRHGCVLIFDEMITGLRWSEAGAQGLYGVVPDLSTFGKALGNGFAVSALAGRRELMERGGLRHPGDRVFLLSTTHGAETHSLAAAMAVQTTYVEEGITARLHALGERLAAGVRDVAASMGVGDHVVVRGRASNLVFATLDESRQPSQQYRTLFLRQLLAGGVLAPSFVVSSALSDADIDRTVEVVAQACAVYRKALDAADPTPWLGGRPVKPVFRRLA, from the coding sequence GTGGACACCGAAGAATTCCAGCTGCCCCGGTCGCGGCAGGCGAACGAGCGGCTGCACGCCATGATCCCCGGGGGCGGGCACACCTACGCCAAGGGCGACGACCAGTACCCCGAGAACCTGGCCCCGGTCATCAGCCACGGCCACGGTGCCCATGTGTGGGACATCGACGGCAACCGCTACATCGAGTACGGCTCCGGCCTGCGGTCGGTCAGCCTCGGCCACGCCCACCCACGCGTGATCGAGGCGGTGCGGCGGGAGCTCGACCGCGGCAGCAACTTCGTGAGGCCGTCCATCGTGGAGGTCGAGGCCGCGGAACGCTTCCTGGCCACGGTGCCGACCGCCGAGATGGTGAAGTTCGCGAAGAACGGTTCCGACGTCACCACCGCCGCGGTGCGCCTCGCCCGCGCCGTCACCGGGCGCCCACGGGTGGCCATCTGCGGCGACCACCCGTTCTTCTCGGTCGACGACTGGTTCATCGGCACCACGCCGATGTCGGCCGGTATTCCGGCGGCGACCACCGAGCTCACCGTGGCGTTCCCGTACGGGGACCTGGCCGCCACGGAGGAACTGCTCACCCGGTACCAGGACGAGGTCGCCTGCCTGATCCTCGAACCCGCCGGCCACATCGAGCCGCCGCCCGGCTACCTCGCCGGGCTGCGCGAGCTGGCCGACCGGCACGGCTGCGTACTGATCTTCGATGAGATGATCACCGGCCTCCGCTGGTCCGAGGCGGGCGCCCAGGGCCTGTACGGCGTCGTCCCCGACCTCTCCACGTTCGGCAAGGCGCTGGGCAACGGGTTCGCCGTCTCCGCGCTGGCCGGGCGCCGCGAGCTGATGGAGCGGGGCGGGCTGCGTCACCCCGGCGACCGGGTGTTCCTGCTGTCCACCACGCACGGTGCGGAAACACACTCCCTGGCCGCCGCGATGGCCGTGCAGACCACCTACGTCGAGGAGGGCATCACCGCGCGGCTGCACGCCCTCGGCGAGCGGTTGGCCGCCGGTGTCCGGGACGTTGCGGCGAGCATGGGCGTCGGCGATCACGTCGTCGTCCGGGGCCGGGCCAGCAACCTGGTCTTCGCCACCCTCGACGAAAGCCGGCAGCCGTCGCAGCAGTACCGCACCCTGTTCCTGCGCCAACTCCTCGCGGGCGGGGTACTGGCCCCGTCGTTCGTGGTGAGCAGCGCGCTCAGCGACGCCGACATCGACCGCACCGTGGAGGTGGTGGCCCAGGCATGTGCCGTGTACCGGAAGGCACTTGACGCCGCCGACCCCACGCCCTGGCTGGGCGGGCGGCCGGTGAAGCCCGTGTTCCGCCGCCTGGCGTGA
- a CDS encoding phosphatase PAP2 family protein translates to MTGPAPAVLPPSLRAWLGLVAALAALVVVVVGGLYAGDGEPGRVDRWIIQPTADTVRPPWRHAALATDFLGEPAGAAMLVVAAVTGCLLLRRPRAAVLVVVGVGMTVGTARLLKHLVGRTIHGDGNLSYPSGHTAFLTGLALVVALLATGRPGLGRTAGTSLVLGAALVAGAAMGWAQVALGAHYPTDVLGGWCTALAVVPATAWLVDRIADRQGDRMADAGRRARR, encoded by the coding sequence GTGACCGGTCCGGCGCCGGCGGTGCTGCCCCCGTCGTTGCGAGCGTGGCTCGGACTGGTCGCGGCCCTCGCCGCGCTGGTGGTCGTCGTGGTCGGGGGCTTGTACGCCGGCGATGGCGAGCCCGGCAGGGTGGACAGGTGGATCATCCAGCCGACGGCGGACACTGTGCGGCCGCCGTGGCGGCACGCCGCTCTGGCCACGGACTTCCTGGGGGAACCCGCCGGAGCGGCGATGCTGGTCGTGGCCGCCGTGACGGGGTGCCTGCTGCTTCGGCGTCCTCGTGCGGCGGTGCTCGTCGTGGTCGGCGTCGGTATGACCGTGGGGACGGCGAGGCTGCTCAAGCACCTGGTGGGACGTACCATCCACGGCGACGGCAACCTGTCCTACCCGAGCGGGCACACCGCCTTCCTCACCGGGCTCGCCCTCGTGGTCGCGCTGCTCGCGACCGGTCGGCCCGGCCTCGGCAGAACGGCCGGCACGTCACTCGTGCTCGGCGCGGCGCTGGTGGCCGGCGCCGCCATGGGCTGGGCGCAGGTCGCGCTGGGCGCGCACTACCCGACCGACGTCCTCGGCGGCTGGTGCACCGCGCTGGCGGTGGTACCGGCGACCGCGTGGCTGGTCGACCGGATCGCCGACCGGCAGGGCGACCGGATGGCCGACGCCGGTCGGCGGGCGCGTCGCTGA
- a CDS encoding pyridoxamine 5'-phosphate oxidase family protein: MTNDQVTEILNRPLSQEMLARDLCRLAYVAKDGTPRNIPIAFAWNGKEVVMCTSKNAPKLASLRHNPAVAITIDTEVHPPKILLVRGTVELDDVDGIPEEYLEMNGSYKMTAEQRVEWEAEVRSLYDGMVRIVMTPTWAKLIDFETTLPSAVEELIQQRAERQQQSGNSARSEG, encoded by the coding sequence ATGACGAACGACCAGGTCACCGAGATCCTCAATCGCCCGCTGAGCCAGGAGATGCTGGCTCGTGACCTCTGCCGCCTGGCCTACGTGGCCAAGGACGGGACACCGCGGAACATCCCGATCGCCTTCGCCTGGAACGGCAAGGAGGTCGTGATGTGCACGTCGAAGAACGCCCCGAAGCTGGCTTCGCTCCGTCACAACCCGGCCGTCGCCATCACGATCGACACCGAGGTGCACCCGCCCAAGATCCTGCTCGTCCGCGGCACCGTTGAACTCGACGACGTCGACGGCATTCCCGAGGAGTACCTCGAGATGAACGGCTCGTACAAGATGACGGCCGAGCAACGGGTCGAGTGGGAGGCCGAGGTCCGCTCGCTCTACGACGGCATGGTCCGCATCGTGATGACGCCGACGTGGGCGAAGCTGATCGACTTCGAGACGACCTTGCCCAGCGCCGTCGAGGAACTCATCCAGCAGCGTGCGGAACGTCAGCAGCAGAGTGGCAACAGCGCGCGGTCCGAGGGGTGA
- a CDS encoding SDR family oxidoreductase encodes MKTVLITGTSSGYGRETALHFHAQGWNVIATMRTPRPDVLPESDRLRIVGLDVTEPESITAAFEAAGPIDALVNNAGIPSISVFEGTPMARVREVFETNTFGVMATTQAVLPQFRERGSGAVVNVTSSVVLGHMPLSAVYKASKMAIEGFTSSLALELAPFGVQAKTVEPGACLTTNFAANATNGASLDELVPAPYAAFAKKAMDGFMGQDVFTEESDVSETVWRAVHDTTGQLRFPAGPDAVWLAQAK; translated from the coding sequence ATGAAGACCGTTCTGATCACTGGCACGTCGTCCGGCTACGGGCGGGAGACCGCCCTCCACTTCCACGCGCAGGGGTGGAACGTCATCGCCACGATGCGCACCCCGCGTCCGGACGTCCTCCCCGAGTCGGACCGGCTCCGCATCGTCGGACTCGACGTGACCGAGCCCGAATCCATCACCGCCGCGTTCGAGGCGGCGGGGCCCATCGACGCCCTGGTCAACAACGCGGGCATCCCGTCGATCAGCGTGTTCGAGGGCACCCCAATGGCCCGCGTACGGGAGGTCTTCGAGACCAACACCTTCGGTGTGATGGCGACAACGCAGGCGGTGCTGCCCCAGTTCCGGGAGCGCGGTTCCGGCGCGGTGGTCAACGTGACCTCCAGCGTGGTGCTGGGACACATGCCGCTCTCGGCCGTCTACAAGGCGAGCAAGATGGCCATCGAGGGGTTCACCTCGTCCCTCGCGCTCGAACTCGCGCCGTTCGGTGTGCAGGCGAAGACGGTCGAGCCGGGCGCCTGCCTGACAACGAACTTCGCAGCCAACGCGACGAACGGCGCCTCGCTGGACGAACTGGTCCCTGCGCCCTACGCGGCGTTCGCGAAGAAGGCCATGGACGGCTTCATGGGCCAGGACGTCTTCACCGAGGAGAGCGACGTCTCCGAGACGGTCTGGCGAGCCGTGCACGACACGACCGGCCAGCTCCGCTTCCCGGCCGGCCCCGACGCGGTCTGGCTCGCCCAGGCGAAGTGA
- a CDS encoding AraC family transcriptional regulator — protein sequence MRLEELRTLLARHARPDWTTAIDGVLISKVDRSDPPAPSMSGTVLAVIAQGAKRLALGDRVYEYGAGQYLVASVDLPVTGQFTQVEPERPALGFGLTLEPSAVAELLLQAGPGDIPRADSGVPSGIAVSDASAALLDAVVRLLRLLDEPRDRAVLAPLVKREILWRLITSEQGATVRQLGLADSGLSHVSRAVRWIREHYAQPFRVEDVARMSGMSVSAFYRNFQAVTAMSPIQFQKQIRLQEARLLLATHPGDVTGVGRRVGYDNPSQFSREYRRQFGAPPSQDAARLRDTARSPVSVLP from the coding sequence ATGCGTCTCGAAGAACTCCGCACCCTGCTGGCCCGGCATGCCCGCCCCGACTGGACCACCGCCATCGACGGCGTCCTCATCTCGAAGGTCGACCGGTCCGATCCCCCGGCGCCCTCCATGTCCGGCACGGTGCTCGCGGTCATCGCCCAGGGCGCCAAACGCCTCGCGCTGGGCGACCGGGTCTACGAATACGGCGCCGGGCAGTATCTGGTCGCATCCGTCGACCTGCCCGTCACGGGGCAGTTCACCCAGGTCGAACCCGAGCGACCGGCCCTCGGCTTCGGTCTCACGCTGGAGCCGTCCGCCGTGGCCGAACTGCTGCTGCAGGCCGGTCCCGGCGACATCCCCCGCGCCGACTCAGGCGTGCCGTCGGGCATTGCCGTCAGCGACGCGTCAGCGGCGCTGCTCGACGCGGTGGTCCGGCTGCTGCGCCTGCTCGACGAACCTCGCGACCGCGCCGTACTGGCCCCGCTGGTCAAGCGGGAGATCCTGTGGCGCCTGATCACCAGCGAGCAGGGGGCGACGGTTCGCCAGCTGGGCCTGGCCGACAGCGGCCTCAGCCATGTCTCCCGGGCCGTGCGGTGGATCCGCGAGCACTACGCGCAGCCCTTCCGGGTCGAGGACGTGGCACGCATGTCCGGCATGAGCGTCTCCGCCTTCTACCGCAACTTCCAGGCGGTCACCGCGATGAGCCCCATCCAGTTCCAGAAGCAGATCCGGCTGCAGGAGGCCAGGCTGCTGCTCGCCACCCACCCGGGTGATGTCACCGGCGTCGGCCGGCGCGTCGGCTATGACAACCCCTCACAGTTCAGCCGGGAGTACCGCCGCCAGTTCGGGGCGCCCCCGAGCCAGGACGCGGCCCGCCTGCGCGACACCGCACGCAGCCCCGTGAGCGTCCTTCCCTGA
- a CDS encoding putative quinol monooxygenase: MIAAFGFNATLTARPGMGDRLVDLLLTGLNEGSPGASEHCVVYLVSRSASDPDVVHVTEGWTSEEDHHRIFAGEAAQAIVARIDGLLAKESEYTDYVPVRGKAAF, translated from the coding sequence ATGATCGCCGCCTTTGGCTTCAACGCCACCCTGACCGCCAGGCCCGGAATGGGCGACCGGCTGGTCGACCTGCTGCTGACCGGCCTGAACGAGGGCAGCCCCGGCGCGAGCGAACACTGCGTCGTCTACCTGGTCTCCCGTTCCGCGTCCGACCCCGACGTCGTCCACGTCACCGAGGGCTGGACCAGTGAGGAGGACCACCACCGGATCTTCGCCGGCGAGGCCGCCCAGGCCATCGTGGCGCGGATCGACGGGCTGTTGGCCAAGGAATCCGAGTACACCGACTACGTCCCGGTCCGTGGCAAGGCCGCTTTCTGA
- a CDS encoding alpha/beta hydrolase, with product MTTARPALDPELRELLADMPLMSQLNAEVLAQLRQLPTSPVESLLAHRQVERREITVSAKDGAQIGLSVLSPAQTDRTTPAAPCIYWIHGGGMVMGDRFSQIDIPLEWLDRFGAVVVTVDYRLAPEATGTTLVDDCYQGLLWIAEHADELGIDAARIVVAGASAGGGLAAGVTLLARDLGTPAIAAQMLICPMLDHRNATISSRQYSGVPGVWTGEMNAFGWHAVLGDLTDEEIPAYVSPALADLSGLPTTYIDTGSAEVFRDEDTDYATRIWAAGGQAELHVWAGGFHGFDALFPRARISATARRTRTDWLARLLSLPRESGGVG from the coding sequence ATGACCACGGCACGACCCGCCCTCGACCCCGAACTGCGTGAACTCCTCGCCGACATGCCTCTGATGTCCCAGCTCAACGCGGAAGTCCTCGCCCAACTGCGCCAGCTCCCCACGTCGCCCGTCGAGTCCCTTCTCGCACACCGGCAGGTCGAGCGGCGCGAGATCACCGTGTCCGCCAAGGACGGCGCCCAGATCGGCCTGTCAGTCCTCAGCCCCGCGCAGACCGATCGCACCACCCCCGCCGCACCCTGCATCTACTGGATCCACGGAGGCGGGATGGTCATGGGCGACCGGTTCTCACAGATCGACATCCCGCTGGAGTGGCTCGACCGGTTCGGTGCGGTCGTGGTCACCGTCGACTACCGGCTCGCACCGGAGGCCACCGGCACCACCCTGGTCGACGACTGCTATCAGGGCCTGCTCTGGATCGCCGAGCACGCCGACGAACTGGGCATCGACGCCGCCCGGATCGTCGTCGCGGGCGCCAGCGCGGGCGGCGGGCTCGCCGCCGGCGTCACCCTGCTGGCCCGCGATCTCGGCACCCCGGCGATCGCCGCGCAGATGCTGATCTGCCCCATGCTCGACCACCGCAACGCCACCATCTCCAGCCGCCAGTACTCCGGCGTTCCCGGTGTCTGGACCGGCGAGATGAACGCGTTCGGATGGCACGCCGTCCTCGGCGACCTCACCGACGAGGAGATACCCGCGTACGTCTCACCTGCCCTGGCCGACCTCTCGGGCCTGCCGACCACCTACATCGACACCGGCTCCGCCGAGGTCTTCCGCGACGAGGACACCGACTACGCCACCCGTATCTGGGCGGCCGGTGGCCAGGCCGAACTGCACGTCTGGGCGGGCGGCTTCCACGGCTTCGACGCGCTGTTCCCGCGGGCACGGATCTCGGCCACAGCCCGCCGCACCCGCACCGACTGGCTCGCCCGGCTCTTGTCCCTGCCTCGCGAGAGCGGGGGCGTCGGCTGA
- a CDS encoding FAD-dependent monooxygenase, with the protein MKAIVVGAGIGGLAATLSLRRAGCEVTLIEQTPRFTEIGAGIQLAPNATRVLRRLGLLDAVAAQAVRPPYVSFRTWSDGAEICRFPIGPEAEKEFGAPYLQIHRADLHQALADAVPAECVRLDTVVVGIDQDDTAAYVTTGSGERLAADLVVAADGVRSPARQWLFGKDEAVFSGTAAYRALLPADKVADLDLPEYAGWFGPGRHLVHYWVRPGQLLNVVGVFDTQAPAQESWTAQAEPGEQLRTFDGWDPRLLSVLERAGQVFRYGIYTRVPLERWSLGRVTLLGDSAHAMVPFLAQGAAQAIMDAAVLGDVLAEATPAEVPEALDRYVRRRLTTATGVQAGSARAGRDYHLPDGPEAEARNARWVAYAAENRFGPHAVAWGVDV; encoded by the coding sequence ATGAAAGCGATCGTCGTGGGGGCGGGCATCGGGGGACTGGCCGCGACGCTGAGCCTGCGCAGGGCCGGCTGCGAGGTCACACTCATCGAGCAGACGCCGCGGTTCACCGAGATCGGTGCCGGGATCCAGCTGGCGCCCAACGCGACGCGGGTGCTGCGCCGGCTGGGCCTGCTCGACGCGGTCGCCGCGCAGGCGGTCCGGCCTCCGTACGTGAGTTTCCGGACCTGGTCCGACGGGGCCGAGATCTGCCGCTTTCCGATCGGGCCGGAGGCCGAGAAGGAGTTCGGGGCGCCCTATCTGCAGATCCATCGGGCCGATCTGCACCAGGCGCTGGCGGACGCGGTGCCGGCCGAGTGCGTACGCCTGGACACCGTGGTCGTGGGGATCGATCAGGACGACACCGCCGCGTATGTGACGACCGGGAGCGGTGAGCGTCTGGCCGCGGACCTGGTCGTGGCCGCGGACGGGGTGCGGTCCCCGGCACGGCAGTGGCTCTTCGGCAAGGACGAGGCGGTCTTCTCCGGGACCGCCGCCTACCGGGCGCTGCTCCCGGCCGACAAGGTGGCCGATCTGGACCTGCCGGAGTACGCCGGCTGGTTCGGACCGGGCCGGCACTTAGTCCACTACTGGGTGCGTCCCGGCCAACTGCTCAACGTCGTGGGCGTGTTCGACACTCAGGCGCCCGCGCAGGAGTCGTGGACCGCGCAGGCGGAGCCGGGAGAGCAACTGCGCACCTTCGACGGGTGGGACCCCCGGCTGCTCAGCGTCCTCGAACGCGCGGGTCAGGTCTTCCGGTACGGCATCTACACCCGTGTCCCGCTGGAGAGATGGAGCCTTGGGCGGGTGACGTTGCTGGGCGACAGCGCCCATGCGATGGTGCCGTTCCTTGCCCAGGGCGCGGCACAGGCGATCATGGACGCGGCCGTGCTGGGCGACGTCCTCGCGGAGGCGACGCCGGCCGAGGTGCCCGAAGCGCTCGACCGGTATGTGCGGCGGCGGCTCACGACCGCCACGGGCGTGCAGGCCGGTTCCGCTCGTGCGGGCCGGGACTATCACCTGCCGGACGGCCCCGAGGCCGAGGCGCGGAACGCCCGCTGGGTGGCGTACGCGGCCGAGAACAGGTTCGGTCCTCATGCGGTCGCGTGGGGCGTCGACGTCTGA
- a CDS encoding ABC transporter ATP-binding protein, whose protein sequence is MGSPESGELRRAKGSVLLALRYYGRELSRLRWLTLPAMLLPALGNIGIGYLAPLVVAKLVGRIAGDTDVSLGWTLPYVLGFAGVLLLAETLWRIGLHCLNRVSARSIEQLYVIGMDELFAKDAAFFHDNFAGALTKRVLSFASRFEDFIDTLTFQVVGSFVPLLFGAVVLWRYEPLLVLGLLAMIALTALCVLPLIRRRQALVDQREEAIARVSGHVADSLMNMDTVRAFAAEEHEAAEHRSRVARSRRLTLRSWDYGNLRIDTLVAPMSVLTNALGLLVAVALAGGTHGVEAVVVAFTYYTNATRIMFEFNQIYRRLESSMTEAAQFTELLLVRPTVLDPVAPEPVRPGAADVRFERVTFAHAGAEPLFERLDLAVPSGTKIGLVGRSGGGKTTLTRLLLRMTDIDAGRILVGGQDISRLRQADLRGLMAYVPQDPAMFHRTLRDNIAFARPDATEAEIRRAAQAAHVTEFADALPHGFDTLVGERGIKLSGGQRQRVALARAILRDAPILLLDEATSALDSESEILVQEALWRLMEGRTALVVAHRLSTVATMDQLVVLDRGRIVEQGTHQELLASDGTYAKLWQHQSGGFLDDTAPDYSTSP, encoded by the coding sequence ATGGGATCGCCTGAATCGGGTGAGTTACGCCGGGCCAAGGGCTCGGTGCTGCTCGCCCTTCGTTACTACGGACGGGAGTTGTCCCGGCTGCGATGGCTGACGCTGCCCGCGATGCTGCTGCCGGCGCTGGGCAACATCGGCATCGGCTACCTCGCGCCGCTGGTCGTCGCGAAGCTGGTCGGCCGTATCGCCGGCGACACCGATGTCTCGCTCGGCTGGACACTGCCGTACGTCCTCGGCTTCGCCGGGGTCCTGCTGCTCGCGGAGACGCTCTGGCGCATCGGCCTGCACTGTCTGAACCGCGTTTCCGCCCGCAGCATCGAGCAGTTGTACGTGATCGGCATGGACGAGCTGTTCGCCAAGGACGCCGCGTTCTTCCACGACAACTTCGCCGGGGCGCTGACCAAGCGGGTCCTGAGCTTCGCCTCGCGCTTCGAGGATTTCATCGACACGCTGACGTTCCAGGTGGTGGGCAGCTTCGTGCCGCTGCTGTTCGGGGCGGTCGTGCTGTGGCGCTACGAACCCCTGCTCGTCCTCGGGCTGCTGGCGATGATCGCGTTGACGGCGCTGTGCGTGCTGCCGCTCATCCGCCGTCGGCAGGCGCTCGTCGACCAGCGCGAGGAGGCGATCGCCCGGGTGTCGGGCCATGTCGCCGACAGCCTGATGAACATGGACACCGTCCGGGCGTTCGCCGCCGAGGAACACGAGGCCGCCGAGCACCGGTCCCGGGTCGCCCGGTCGCGCCGGCTCACACTGCGGTCCTGGGACTACGGCAATCTGCGCATCGACACGCTGGTGGCGCCGATGTCCGTACTGACCAACGCACTCGGCCTGCTGGTCGCGGTCGCCCTCGCCGGGGGCACGCACGGCGTGGAGGCGGTCGTGGTCGCCTTCACGTACTACACGAACGCGACGCGGATCATGTTCGAGTTCAACCAGATCTACCGCCGTCTGGAGAGCTCGATGACGGAGGCCGCGCAGTTCACCGAACTGCTGCTGGTACGGCCGACCGTACTCGACCCGGTGGCTCCCGAGCCGGTGCGGCCCGGCGCCGCCGACGTCCGCTTCGAGCGGGTGACCTTCGCCCACGCGGGAGCGGAGCCGCTCTTCGAGCGCCTCGACCTGGCCGTGCCCAGCGGGACGAAGATCGGGCTCGTCGGCCGTTCCGGAGGCGGCAAGACCACACTCACCCGGCTGCTGCTGCGGATGACCGACATCGACGCCGGCCGGATCCTGGTCGGGGGACAGGACATCAGCCGGCTGCGCCAGGCCGACCTGCGCGGTCTGATGGCCTACGTGCCGCAGGACCCGGCGATGTTCCACCGCACCCTGCGGGACAACATCGCGTTCGCCCGGCCGGACGCCACCGAGGCCGAGATCCGGCGGGCGGCTCAGGCGGCGCATGTCACGGAGTTCGCCGACGCCCTGCCGCACGGCTTCGACACCCTGGTGGGCGAGCGCGGGATCAAGCTGTCCGGCGGACAGCGCCAGCGGGTCGCTCTCGCCCGGGCGATCCTGCGCGACGCGCCGATCCTGCTGCTCGACGAGGCGACCAGCGCCCTGGACTCCGAGAGCGAGATCCTCGTGCAGGAAGCGCTGTGGCGGCTCATGGAGGGGCGGACGGCGCTGGTGGTGGCCCACAGGCTGAGCACGGTCGCCACCATGGACCAGCTCGTCGTCCTCGACCGCGGACGGATCGTCGAGCAGGGCACGCACCAGGAACTGCTCGCGTCGGACGGGACGTACGCGAAGCTGTGGCAGCACCAGTCGGGCGGCTTCCTCGACGACACCGCCCCTGACTACAGCACGAGCCCCTGA